One genomic window of Blastocatellia bacterium includes the following:
- a CDS encoding PPOX class F420-dependent oxidoreductase yields MSEDKLAQFANQKYISMQTFKRDGTPIATPLWFAESGDELVVYTAANSGKVKRLRNNPHVRVAICDARGNLKGEWVEAEARRLDAAEAAQANRLITEKYGLIKRVMDFFTRFSKSARATFAIRVH; encoded by the coding sequence ATGAGCGAAGACAAGCTGGCGCAGTTCGCGAATCAGAAATACATCAGCATGCAAACTTTCAAGCGCGACGGCACGCCCATCGCCACGCCCTTGTGGTTTGCCGAATCGGGCGACGAGCTGGTCGTTTACACGGCGGCCAATTCGGGCAAGGTCAAACGCCTGCGCAACAACCCTCACGTCCGCGTCGCCATCTGTGACGCGCGCGGCAACCTGAAAGGTGAATGGGTCGAAGCGGAAGCGCGCCGGCTCGACGCGGCGGAAGCGGCGCAGGCCAACCGCCTGATCACTGAGAAGTATGGCCTAATCAAGCGCGTCATGGATTTCTTCACACGGTTCAGCAAGTCGGCGCGCGCCACCTTCGCCATCCGCGTCCACTAG